TTGGGAAGGTTCTCTGGGAGGGCCTGTCTTTACCATTCCACCTTAATTCCCAGGCTGAGACCCGAGCAGAGTTTGCTGAAAGGTCTGTGGCAAAGTTGGAGAAAACCATCGATGACCTGGAAGGTAAAAGGGATACTCATCCACACCCCATCACTATTAGTATGTCCCTGGTCTTCTCATTCCACTGTATTTGCCACCCATAAACTAGGGTTAGCCCACCCAGGACTCTACAAACTCAAGTGGGCCATATCCACAATTCAAGGAGTTGTATTGGGCCACGGCACATCAACTCCAGTGCTTCTTAGACTTTAGCATCCATGAAAACTACCTGGAGAGTTTTAAAAACAGAGATTCCtgagggctggggtgcagctcggTGGTAAGGTgcatgggaggccctgggttcaaaaaacCCCACAGATTCCTGGCCCCTACCCAGAAGTGATCGCTGACTTTGGCCAGGTGAAATTTTCTCAAGCTCCCTGGTAATGCTGATGCTGCTAGTCTTCAGACCATACTTTGAGTAGCATTGATCTAAAAAATGCCATCTCCAAGCATAACACGATACAGTCATCTCACAGAGACTTTTTATTAAATAGAGAACTATTTGACTTAATGTCTGGATTTGAATGACAACATTAATGGAAGATACTACACTAAGCTACACTTGGCAAAAACAAACATCCAAATATTTACTAGTCTGTGGCTATTTCCATTATCAACAATGTCGTACCTACAGTtgcctttcctttttattctgatAACCTTTTAACTTCCATAATTCCCATGTCTCTTGCTTCTGGCTTTCTCAGGCAAGCACTGATTTTATCTTCAACTTTAGTACATTTGACCTTTCTGGTTAAGCACTCTCCCTGTCCCATTTAAGCAAGCATGCCTGCCTGTCCAGAGCACTCTGCCCCGCAGGCTTCTGGGAGAGGTAGACACTTCAGGGGAAGAACCAAGTTGTGgtacagagaaagacaaaagagtGAGGggtagagaaaggggaagagggagccTTGACAGCTGTCCAGcctgttctctgcctctgtctctcactctgtcCACCTcactctgattctttttctttctttccatcaccctctccttcctttccttcttccctccattcCCTCTCCCTACATTCCCACCTGGTCCCCCTCCTTGGACCCCCAGATGAAGTCTACGCACAGAAGATGAAATACAAGGCCATCAGCGAGGAGCTGGACAACGCACTCAATGACATCACCTCCCTCTGAGCCCACACCACTGTGGCCACCTTGGTTCCTTCTCTACCTCTTTCCACTCTCTCTATGGGGAGGGAACAGGCAGGAGGAACACAAATTGGCAATATTGCACAGCCAGGCGGGAGCAGCCTAGGGAGAGCCTCCATCACCCCATGCTTCCTCTGGCACTGGCTTCCTCCTTCTATCAACCACCCCCTCCCACCCACTGCTACTTAATAAATTCTGAACTTggtctccatgctgttttcctgccCTCCAGAAAGCATTCTATCACTGccacagggcattgattcacaccTGAGACCCTGACTCTTCTCAAACTCAATCTTGTAACACTCATTCCCCCTGCACTGAGCCCTCCCACAAAACACTGTGGCCCACACCAAGCTCCTTCTGCATGGCACTCCCAGTTTGCTGCTCTGTCTCTCACGGCTGCACGTGGGCATGTGGGGCCCCATCAAGCACTATgtacacccccccacccccctgtgCCTGTTACTGAACTCAGAACACTTAGCTAGGATTCCAGGATCTAATGGGATGACTGGAAGGGAGATGGGGCAGTGAGGTGCAGGGAGGGGCAAGAAGGTCATGAAGGGTCTGGAATGAAGTTCGGAAAAGTGTTGGATATCAGCAACAGGGGCTTTCACTGCAGCTGCAGGTCTGTTTTCTGTCTccattctgtctgtctgtctgccctccctttcctgtttcctggctcagtctttgtttttccttttgtttccaaCTTTCTTAAACCTTCCAAAGGAGGGGGGAATCAGTTGAGGCTTCCTCATCCCCCAAGTCCTTGAGTGAGGCATCTTTGTCTTGACCAATTCATCCATTTGCCCCTGCCTCTTCAGGTTCCTGAAGGCTTATATCTCCTAAACCACTCCATGTCTGTGTCACCTTCCTCTGTCCATGTCTGCTCCATGTTCCTTCCTACTGtttccccaccccttccttaCTTGTTGCTTCCCCTCACAGAGACCTTGGCCAGTGCCAAGGAAGAGAACGTGGAGATTCACCAGACCCTGGACCAGACTCTGCTGGAACTCAACAACCTGTGAGGGCTCTACACCCACCTAGGCTACAGTTGCCACCTCAACCCAATAAAATTGATGTTACCAGCATCCCAGGGCCCTTTAAGCCTTTCTTTGGTTGGCAGTAAAATTAGAAGGACCCTAGAATGAGCAGGGCCTTTGTCCTTGCTCGGCAATAGGACCTTCCTTTCAGTGAGAGCTACGGGGCCGGGGTGCTGGGTGCAGTGAGAGGAGGTTGACCAGGCTGTGTGAAGCAGAGGAACCTGACAGGGCTGGGGAACTGCCATCTGAGGCGCTGCCCTATTCCAACAAGCAACTGGGCCAGGAAAGACATTATAAAGGTAAAACTGCAAGGAGACAATTTTTCCTCCAACAGGTTAAAAGCTTAAAAGCCTCAATGTGATTTTAAGTCTAGCAGCTGCAGCCTACACCACCTcccaacacatacacaaacacatacagcCATTCCAGCAATTCCAGTCATACCTGCCCCCTTTCTGGATAACATCTGTGGTAGGGAGAATaacacccctcccccaaaatgGTCCACATTTCAATCCTGGAAAATGTTATCTTACATAGGAAGAGGACTTTGGGACTGAGCAAAGGATTTGAGATGGGAAGATTATTCCAGGTTAACTGTTTGTAATGTATAACTTacaaaagggaggaaagaaggtcAAAGGCAATAGGAGATGTAACAATGGAAGCAAGAGATTTGAGTAATGTGAGGAAGAGGCACTGAGCAAGGAATGCAGGTGGCTTCTAGAATCTGAAAAAGGCAAGGGGGAAAGTACAGAAGGAACCAGTCCCACTGACACCTGGACTTTAGTATGTTTTGGACTTCTGGCTTCTAGAACTGTAAGAATCCAATAACCAATGAGTTTGTGGTAGTTtattacagcagcaataggaaattaATACACTATCCTTCTGATCTGAGGAACAGAGGCAAATTACacatattttattagaaatgtttattttaaaaataatctgagaGATCCGCTGTGATGATACACCCCTATAATTCCAGCGCttcggaggctgaggcaagaggatagtgagttcaagaccagcctggctacatagtgagttccaggccagcctggactatatagagagactgtctcaaaaaaaattaataatctgAGAGTTAAGTCCAATCTTACTTTCCTACTACAAGATCCTATATTGTggttgtttaagaaaaaaaaaaaaagaagaaaaaacgtATTTGGAGGTTAAAAAGGAGCTGTGTAATGGGCAGGACAGGACAAGGTTTCCAGATGCCTTCAGAGCCCTCTAGCTGGTTTCTCTGCACATTCTCACAGTTCAGGGCCTCTAGGCTCCAGTCTCTGCCATCTCTGCTGGGCTGTAGCTAATGCCCTCTTTGGTTCCACTTCTGTGTCTATATAATAAGAAACTGAAATCAGAAAACTGGCCCTGGATAAGCTGATTTGCATGAAGTCTGGAGTTCTGGACTCCACAAAGTGGGTGTGGGACTGTGCTGAGGGGAAGGGTCAGTAAATACCTGTGCTGCCTTCTCATCTGCACAAGGAAGGCAATGCTGGTAGCAGCAAAGAGGAGGCCAAAAACCAGGGCCAGGATGTCAcctagaaggaagagaggaggggcTGCCTCAGTGCCATGGGTCCACACAGCTCCCTTCAAGCCCCCTTCACTGGATGCCCCCACCTGTGTCCTGAGTTCTCAGACAGCCCCCAGAGCTTCAGTCTCCAGAATAGGCCAACTGAGGGATGGATGGGGTGGGAAAATGAGAAGGGGTAAGACCAGCACCATTTTCCTCCTAACAGCTGGGGAAAaggggggctggggaggggcaTGCTGGGAGATTTCTGGAGATTCATTCTGATCAATTAAGCCATGGGGACAATGGGGGAATCCCCCACCAGAATCATGATACATTATTCTATCATTTTGGATTTGGAGGTCTGTTCTGCAGAACAGGAGAGGGAGCAAAGTTGGCCCTGACTAGCTCCTGGGGCTGAATGATACCAAGGGATGTCCCCCAGCATCAGAAACAAGAGGGACACAGACTCACCAGCAGCAAGGCAGGAATTCAAGTGGactgaagagaaaaaggagacattAGAGCCAAGGTCTACGACTACCAGTGACAGACACACAAATGAGGACacatgggaggaggagggaccTGGGGCTGGGGGAAGCAGCAATATGGGACATCAGACAGAGCTGCACCTGGCTCAGGGCTGCCATCCACTGCAGTGGGGAAGGAGGCCTCGATCACTCGCCCATTCAAAGGCTGCGTGGCTCGGAAGTTCAGCTGCAGCCGAGAGTCACGAGATCCCCACAGGGAATCGGAGAGGGTGTGGAGCTAGGGAGGTCAATAAACAGAATAGGTGGGTGCGTggcataaaaggaaacaaaagggtCCCAGACCTCCTCACAGCCAGCACCTCAGGGCTCCACCCTCCATCTCCCCTCATCTGTCACATGGCCTCTGCTCTGTCCTCATCTCATCCTACTCCTTTCCCTCACAACCTGTGTCAATACCAGCCCCATCCCCAGCCTTACCTGCTTGGCACTCAGCTTCACTGTCTGGTTGAACACAGTCCAGATGACCCCCTGGGCACAGGGGGGTGTGGTCAGAGACCCCTCGTATCGGAAGTAGCGACTGAGATCAGAGGGCAGCAGTGCAGATACATCCAGTCCTGGGACCCCAATCTCTGAGTCTGTGGAGAAGATCTGTGTTGGGAGTCTCTTCTAGATTACTTCCCCTTGAAGCTCTGGAGTACAGGAAGAGTTTCTCAGAAGCCAACTTAACTCCCTGAGACCGCTTCTTCACCATGTATGGTCCCTGCACAAGATATACTCAAAAAGAGTGCTTTGGGAAACTGGAGGAGGCCTCACAGAGTGAGAAAACATCCTGAAGTCCTCCTGGAGCTTTCACTCTTACTTGCATGCTATTATAACACGCTGGAGCACCAAAGTGTGCCAAAAGTGAAATTAAAGAGCAAAACGGActgcaggtgtagctcaagtgcatgctttgcaagttcaaagtcctgagttcaaaccccagtaccatcaaaaaacaacaacaaaaaaagtgaaatttgaaaggaaaaatggggcttaggatgtagctcagtggtagagtgcttgcctaccatgctcaaggctttgggttcaatccccagtaacaaacacacacacacggctgAGTAACTCATAAATAAATTTAGtatttacaaatacaaaaaacagACGCGAGAACTCCAAAGGCACTGTCCTCTCCAGTGTAACCAAAAAACCTAAAGgtagggctggagtcatggctcaagcaatagaaaccgtgagttcaaaccttaataccaccagaaaaaaaaaaaaaaagaaaagccttaaGGTCCAGTACAGTGAAGTTTAAAATAATCCAGAGTgactgaaaaaggaaagaagaattctaacaaaattatttattaatttaaaatatttgatgctTATGACGACAGTTCTCAGAAAAAGTTTAGCTCTCTGCTCTCAACTCCGGAAGTCCCAAACACTGTTTTGGGGGTTTTGGTGgttatcctattttttttttagtcaaaatttgttttctgttggttttgatttttaaccATGAAACCTGTGGGCAGCAGTTTGCCTGTGCTGGTTGACCTCTTGGCAGCTTCACAGTTATTATCAAGACCAGAGTCAGTTCACAACTCAACACCCTCATCTCCATCCCCAGATCTGAGGCTCCCAAGGGCAAGCCATAAACTGACCTTCATCAGCGATTTCTTCCAAATGTGACAGCAACTGCTCATAGGCGCCGTTTTCTTCTGGGCCCTCCTTGGGGGGTGACAATGCAAGACAGACTGATACCTATATCTAGGGGGCTTTAATGTGGGTGGGTTTCCCATAGTTCTTTTACCTCTGAGAAGGCTGGGGGAACACAGAACCTTATTACTCAAAATCTATTACTCTTGTTTTGCAGCCTAACAAGCTTGGTGGACTGGTTTTCAGTGGcaaaggaggtggagaaagagaaaggggaggggtggggggcaaGAGCCCTTTACTAGGATACTTTGCCCTCAGTGACCTGTCCTGCTAACTTTTGTAGTCTCACTCATCACTACCTCCACACATACTCCATAgcccctcccgccccctccccacACAAAAATCCATAACCCACCTTACACTTGGGTTACCTCTGCATTCGCTTTAATACTTCATGTATTTGGCTTTTGACATGTGGTCCTGACAAGCTGTTTCTAAGGCACTTCTCTGAACTTTGTGCTGTGAGCTTGGCATTAGAGTGAGCCTAGCAGGTACCTCACCGCTGCACTTTTCTGGCCTCCTCTAATGACGCAAGGATCCTTGATCATTACAGGTCCAAAGAAGTCACTCAATAACTCCTGGGTCACAGGAGTGGTAGAGAAATGACTCCTCCTTGCCCCTGCCATTCTCTAAACCCCTCATATTTGGAGTCTTTGCACATACTGTTCTTTCTAAAtggaatatttctttttctttcccactaGCGAAGGCTTCATGTTTCACCTCCTCTGTGACCCTTTTTAGTGTCCTTCTATCATGTCAGCCTCCCGCACTGACTGTGAGCTCCTTACAGACGAGGACCCACCTCTTCTAAATCTTTTTAGGGGTCCAGTGGgtgctgaatgaatgaactgaGTGAATGAAGATGACAGTTAGAGGCCAAGGTGAGAAAGCTGGAATGGGATCTGAGTTGTGGGAGCAAGATGCACCCAACCCCTAAGGAAACAGGAAATGGTGGTCTCCAGGTCTGGTACCTGCAAGAAGGCTGCCAACACTGCCAGGCCTCCTGGGCGCCCCAGGGCCTCCCTAAACTCGGAGAATGCGGTGCTGAGGTGAACCACGTGGATCTGGAGAGGACACGAAGATCAGAGTGGGACCACATCTCTAGCCACACCCCTTTGCTCCTACTGAGGCAGCTCCTCACTCACCTCAGCAGGGAAGCGGTGGCCATTAACCGTGTGCTCGGAGCCTGGGCGATCCGAACCGCCCCAGTGCAGATGCAACTGCAGGGCCCTGTACTCCTGTCCGGGGCCCAGGGTCATCGTTAGCCCTGGTGGCAGAGACAGCTGCACTGCATGGAGAACAGCATGTGAGCCTGAGAGGGCCTGCCGAACCCCCAAGTACCTCCAGACCACCGCCACCCCCCTTCCATTGGCCTCGCCCCGTTCCTCAGGGTCTCCCGAGGCCC
Above is a genomic segment from Castor canadensis chromosome 13, mCasCan1.hap1v2, whole genome shotgun sequence containing:
- the Ca9 gene encoding carbonic anhydrase 9 isoform X1, coding for MHVQPVHTVSWDTPVSRMASLCPSPWLPLLIPAPTVQLLLLVLLLVPAHPQGLSWMQGDHSLGGGSSGEEDPLSEEDLPSEEDPPGEAEPPGEADPPEINSKSGDDSLKLEDLPTPEAPRNTQGPHRDKKGGDHIHWRYGGSPSWPQVAPACAGRFQSPVDIRPELTSFCRALPPLELLGFELQPRPELSLRNNGHTLQLSLPPGLTMTLGPGQEYRALQLHLHWGGSDRPGSEHTVNGHRFPAEIHVVHLSTAFSEFREALGRPGGLAVLAAFLQEGPEENGAYEQLLSHLEEIADEDSEIGVPGLDVSALLPSDLSRYFRYEGSLTTPPCAQGVIWTVFNQTVKLSAKQLHTLSDSLWGSRDSRLQLNFRATQPLNGRVIEASFPTAVDGSPEPVHLNSCLAAGDILALVFGLLFAATSIAFLVQMRRQHRHRSGTKEGISYSPAEMAETGA
- the Ca9 gene encoding carbonic anhydrase 9 isoform X2 encodes the protein MQGDHSLGGGSSGEEDPLSEEDLPSEEDPPGEAEPPGEADPPEINSKSGDDSLKLEDLPTPEAPRNTQGPHRDKKGGDHIHWRYGGSPSWPQVAPACAGRFQSPVDIRPELTSFCRALPPLELLGFELQPRPELSLRNNGHTLQLSLPPGLTMTLGPGQEYRALQLHLHWGGSDRPGSEHTVNGHRFPAEIHVVHLSTAFSEFREALGRPGGLAVLAAFLQEGPEENGAYEQLLSHLEEIADEDSEIGVPGLDVSALLPSDLSRYFRYEGSLTTPPCAQGVIWTVFNQTVKLSAKQLHTLSDSLWGSRDSRLQLNFRATQPLNGRVIEASFPTAVDGSPEPVHLNSCLAAGDILALVFGLLFAATSIAFLVQMRRQHRHRSGTKEGISYSPAEMAETGA